A stretch of Natronococcus sp. CG52 DNA encodes these proteins:
- a CDS encoding HEAT repeat domain-containing protein, whose product MDGDGGEAVEQSRRSGTADLPSVLARLDAQEPETRQAAVRTIRKGIDDRPGAYVPTVPKLRGLLTRPEFEAREDVAYCLAELAREAPADVAPSVDELIWFAADHERAPATRHLLRCLAAVAADQPEAVAGHVPTIVAVLSVRRGYDRWGLRTLMRVSRTDPDALEPAVPLLSDALAANPEANGVPTLTVLGRVARSELSLSSLSFVEHAIELADHDDDSLRRNAIGCLADVAHQTPSAVEEACPVIAPALESDDAKTRANAAVTIGRVAAGRPNVVDPARTQLLELLGDESPSVRANACVALGYGNVTEAREQLSRLATGDPEPTVRDRAAWACDQLS is encoded by the coding sequence ATGGACGGGGATGGGGGCGAGGCCGTCGAGCAGAGTCGTCGATCCGGCACGGCGGATCTGCCGTCGGTACTCGCACGGCTCGACGCTCAGGAACCGGAAACCAGACAGGCCGCCGTACGAACGATCCGTAAGGGGATCGACGACCGACCGGGCGCGTACGTGCCGACGGTTCCGAAGCTCCGGGGGTTGCTGACCCGACCGGAATTCGAGGCCCGGGAAGACGTCGCGTACTGTCTCGCCGAACTGGCGCGAGAGGCGCCGGCCGACGTCGCTCCGTCGGTCGACGAACTCATCTGGTTCGCCGCCGACCACGAACGAGCACCGGCGACGCGACACCTGCTTCGCTGTCTCGCCGCCGTCGCCGCCGACCAGCCGGAGGCCGTCGCGGGTCACGTCCCGACGATCGTCGCCGTGCTGTCGGTTCGTCGGGGGTACGACCGCTGGGGACTCCGGACGCTGATGCGCGTTTCGCGGACGGATCCGGACGCGCTCGAGCCGGCAGTACCGTTGCTTTCGGACGCGCTGGCGGCGAACCCCGAGGCGAACGGTGTCCCGACGCTCACCGTGCTGGGTCGCGTCGCTCGCTCGGAGCTCTCGCTTTCGTCGCTCTCGTTCGTCGAGCACGCGATCGAACTCGCCGATCACGACGACGACTCGCTGCGGCGGAACGCGATCGGCTGTCTGGCCGACGTCGCTCATCAGACGCCGTCCGCGGTCGAGGAGGCCTGCCCCGTGATCGCCCCGGCCCTCGAGAGCGACGACGCGAAGACGCGGGCCAACGCGGCGGTCACGATCGGCCGCGTCGCCGCCGGACGACCGAACGTCGTCGATCCTGCGCGGACGCAACTGCTCGAACTGCTCGGGGACGAGTCCCCGTCCGTCCGCGCGAACGCCTGCGTCGCGCTCGGCTACGGGAACGTCACCGAA
- a CDS encoding SpoVR family protein: MSKSNSNADRFRKQAIATDLEEPVLEARNLATKLGLEPYPVNYWIIDYDEMNELIAYGGFQSRYPHWRWGMQYDRQQKQGQYGGGKAFEIVNNDNPAHAFLQESNTLADQKAVITHVEAHSDFFANNEWFGLFTRGQSDEGQVNAAAMLERHARSIDEYMSDPEIDRAEVEKWIDHGLSLEDNIDQHQVFTRRLDIDGPVEEIDEDLAAKLDELGLSDEIKGEVFDEEWIEKLEGEDGPSNFPETPQKDVLAFVREHGKRYDEDAGRAVEMEPWQRDVLDMMRAEAYYFAAQKMTKVMNEGWAAYWESTMMTDEVFAGDDEFVNYADHMAKVLASGGLNPYSLGMELWEYVENTTNRREVLERLLRVEGISWRNLTEVVDFDEVLEILEPPEALASIDAESLDDLAELPDEWIDDEALERARVGEISVEKYPWKLLTYEGLARRHYSLVERQNRGFLSRVNQNELERIGRYLFDDARYASVGEALEDVDFAAGWDRLFDVRESHNDVTFLDEFLTQEFITENNYFTYEHSQATGQFHVASDAAEDVKKKLLLQFTNFGKPTIAVYDGNYNNANELLLGHQYNGVMLDLGQARETLKRIFELWGRPVNLLTIVKEVDEHDVEVAKRRNREPEPEERGKLLRYDGTEVTIEDVPWEEVEHLSADDVDYDTKPDEWLA; the protein is encoded by the coding sequence ATGAGTAAGTCCAACTCAAACGCCGACAGATTCCGCAAACAGGCGATCGCGACCGACCTCGAGGAACCGGTTCTGGAGGCGCGCAACCTCGCCACGAAGCTCGGCCTCGAGCCGTACCCGGTCAACTACTGGATCATCGACTACGACGAGATGAACGAACTCATCGCCTACGGCGGGTTCCAGTCGCGGTACCCCCACTGGCGGTGGGGGATGCAGTACGACCGCCAGCAGAAACAAGGCCAGTACGGCGGCGGCAAGGCCTTCGAGATCGTCAACAACGACAACCCGGCTCACGCGTTCCTCCAGGAGTCGAACACGCTGGCCGACCAGAAGGCGGTCATCACGCACGTCGAGGCCCACTCCGACTTCTTCGCGAACAACGAGTGGTTCGGCCTCTTCACTCGGGGCCAGTCCGACGAGGGGCAGGTCAACGCCGCGGCCATGCTCGAGCGTCACGCTCGCTCGATCGACGAGTACATGTCCGATCCCGAGATCGACCGCGCCGAGGTCGAGAAGTGGATCGATCACGGTCTCTCGCTCGAGGACAACATCGACCAGCACCAGGTGTTTACCCGTCGACTCGACATCGACGGCCCCGTCGAGGAGATCGACGAGGACCTGGCCGCGAAACTCGACGAACTGGGGCTCTCCGACGAGATCAAAGGGGAGGTGTTCGACGAGGAGTGGATCGAAAAGCTCGAGGGCGAAGATGGCCCCTCGAACTTCCCCGAAACGCCCCAGAAGGACGTGCTGGCGTTCGTCCGCGAGCACGGCAAACGGTACGACGAGGATGCCGGGCGCGCCGTCGAGATGGAGCCCTGGCAGCGGGACGTCCTCGATATGATGCGGGCGGAGGCGTACTACTTCGCCGCCCAGAAGATGACCAAGGTGATGAACGAAGGGTGGGCCGCCTACTGGGAGTCGACGATGATGACCGACGAGGTGTTCGCCGGCGACGACGAGTTCGTAAACTACGCGGATCACATGGCGAAGGTGCTCGCCTCCGGCGGTCTCAACCCCTACAGTCTCGGGATGGAGCTGTGGGAGTACGTCGAGAACACGACCAACCGCCGCGAGGTGCTCGAGCGCCTGCTGCGCGTCGAGGGGATCTCCTGGCGCAACCTGACGGAGGTCGTCGACTTCGACGAGGTCCTCGAGATCCTGGAGCCGCCGGAAGCGCTCGCCAGCATCGATGCCGAGAGCCTCGACGATCTCGCAGAGCTTCCCGACGAGTGGATCGACGACGAAGCGCTCGAGCGCGCTCGGGTGGGCGAAATTAGCGTCGAAAAGTACCCCTGGAAGCTGCTCACCTACGAGGGGCTGGCCCGCCGACATTACTCGCTGGTCGAGCGTCAGAACCGCGGGTTCTTGAGCCGGGTCAACCAGAACGAACTCGAGCGGATCGGCCGCTACCTCTTCGACGACGCCCGGTACGCGTCGGTCGGGGAGGCGCTCGAAGACGTCGACTTCGCCGCGGGCTGGGATCGGCTCTTCGACGTCCGCGAGAGCCACAACGACGTCACGTTCTTGGACGAGTTTCTCACCCAGGAGTTCATCACGGAGAACAACTACTTCACCTACGAGCACTCGCAAGCGACGGGGCAGTTCCACGTCGCCAGCGACGCCGCCGAGGACGTCAAAAAGAAGCTGCTGTTGCAGTTCACGAACTTCGGGAAGCCGACGATCGCCGTCTACGACGGGAACTACAACAACGCGAACGAACTGCTGCTCGGCCACCAGTACAACGGCGTGATGCTCGACCTCGGGCAGGCCCGGGAGACGCTGAAGCGGATCTTCGAACTCTGGGGTCGTCCCGTGAACCTGCTGACGATCGTCAAGGAGGTCGACGAACACGACGTCGAGGTCGCAAAGCGTCGCAACCGCGAACCCGAACCCGAAGAGCGCGGGAAACTGCTCCGGTACGACGGGACCGAGGTGACGATCGAGGACGTCCCCTGGGAGGAGGTCGAACACCTCTCGGCCGACGACGTCGACTACGACACGAAGCCGGACGAATGGCTCGCCTGA
- a CDS encoding YeaH/YhbH family protein — protein MGLRDDLERFREVGEDRREDLADFIKYGDLGGSRSDQIQIPVKIVSLPEFEYDQRDQGGVGQGDGGTPDVGQPVGQPQPQPGDDDGDGDEPGEEGGDHEYYEMDPEEFAQELDEELGLDLDPKGKKVVEEKEGPFTDLTRTGPDSTLDFERMFKEGLKRKLAMDFDEEYLREVCKIEGFGPRDVFEWARGENLPVSMAWIQDAYDDIPSQERNTWASIEEVEQNVERESVQQKIQREGIKHVPFRREDERYRYPKIIEEKEKNVVVVNIRDVSGSMREKKRELVERTFTPLDWYLTGKYDNAEFVYIAHDADAWEVDREEFFGIRSGGGTKISSAYELAAELLEEYPWTDWNRYVFAAGDSENSSNDTGERVIPLMEEIPANLHAYVETQPSGNAINATHAEELERHFGTDAADVAVAYVNGKDDVTDAIYEILSTESETDE, from the coding sequence ATGGGACTGAGAGACGACCTCGAACGATTCCGAGAAGTCGGCGAGGACCGCCGCGAGGACCTCGCCGATTTCATCAAGTACGGCGACCTCGGCGGCAGTCGATCCGACCAGATCCAGATTCCGGTCAAGATCGTCTCGCTGCCGGAGTTCGAGTACGATCAGCGCGACCAGGGCGGCGTCGGACAGGGTGACGGCGGTACCCCCGACGTCGGCCAGCCGGTCGGCCAGCCACAGCCCCAGCCGGGTGACGACGACGGCGACGGCGACGAACCCGGCGAGGAGGGTGGCGACCACGAGTACTACGAGATGGACCCCGAGGAGTTCGCGCAGGAACTCGACGAGGAACTCGGGCTCGACCTCGATCCGAAGGGCAAGAAGGTCGTCGAGGAGAAGGAGGGTCCCTTCACCGACCTCACCCGAACCGGACCCGACAGCACGCTCGACTTCGAGCGGATGTTCAAGGAGGGGTTAAAGCGCAAACTCGCGATGGACTTCGACGAGGAGTACCTCCGCGAGGTGTGCAAGATCGAGGGCTTCGGCCCCCGCGACGTCTTCGAGTGGGCCCGCGGCGAGAACCTACCCGTGTCGATGGCCTGGATCCAGGACGCCTACGACGATATCCCGTCCCAGGAACGGAACACGTGGGCCTCGATCGAGGAGGTCGAGCAGAACGTCGAGCGCGAGAGCGTTCAGCAGAAGATCCAGCGCGAGGGGATCAAACACGTCCCCTTCCGCCGCGAGGACGAGCGCTACCGCTACCCGAAGATCATCGAGGAGAAGGAGAAAAACGTCGTGGTCGTCAACATCCGCGACGTCTCCGGATCGATGCGCGAGAAGAAACGCGAACTCGTCGAGCGCACCTTCACGCCGCTCGACTGGTATCTCACCGGGAAGTACGACAACGCCGAGTTCGTCTACATCGCTCACGACGCCGACGCCTGGGAGGTCGATCGCGAGGAGTTCTTCGGCATCCGATCCGGCGGCGGAACGAAGATTTCGAGCGCGTACGAACTCGCCGCCGAGCTGTTAGAGGAGTACCCCTGGACCGACTGGAACCGCTACGTCTTCGCGGCGGGCGACTCCGAGAACTCGAGCAACGACACCGGCGAACGGGTGATTCCGCTGATGGAGGAGATCCCGGCGAACCTTCACGCCTACGTGGAGACCCAGCCGAGCGGCAACGCGATCAACGCCACCCACGCCGAGGAACTCGAGCGCCACTTCGGCACCGACGCCGCCGACGTGGCCGTGGCCTACGTCAACGGCAAGGACGACGTGACCGACGCGATCTACGAGATTCTCAGCACGGAGAGTGAGACCGATGAGTAA
- a CDS encoding PrkA family serine protein kinase, translating into MTGRDYVSEADRTLEETYEEPMTLATYVDRVFENPTIASHASKYLLEAIEAAGTRTVVEEGEEKERYRFFDDPHNDGEHAILGNTEVLNQFVDDLRSIAAGRAKDEKIIWFEGPTATGKSELKRCLVNGLREYSKTPEGRRYTVEWNVTTADVEERGLSYGTDSTAVDDTNWYESPVQAHPLSVFPDEIREDLLGELNGHLEDHVPVRVDAALDPFSREAYNYLEEHYRRKGEEALFSAIADDQHLRVKNYVVGIGQGVGVLHSEDDGRPKERLVGSWMHGMLQELDSRGRKNPQAFSYDGVLSQGNGVLTVVEDAAQHADLLQKLLNVPDEQSVKLDQGIGMDVDTQMLIISNPDLEAQLNQHSDRNGMDPLKALKRRLDRHEFGYLTNLSLETELIRRELTNETEVWEDDRYGDLADRIREPVTVKVKDRDGETRPREFAPHALEAAALYAVVTRLDEEDLPNGLDLVDKALIFDQGYLQEGDTRRDKEEFDFNDDGQDGDHGIPVTYTRDTLAELLQTDRDRHHSELPVEDVVMPRDVLNTMAEGLSEAPVFSTGERSEFENRVVPVKNYVFDQQESDVIEAIMHEKRVDEETVAEYVEHVYAWETEEPLYNDRGERVEPDPLKMKLFEIEHLGRFSEAEYEGNTPRESVRNFRREKVITSLNRHAWEHRDEDFSVEDVDLAAIPVIRSVLESHDWDDVERTFEDFDPRQWDDPPGGTETETVKAQTIETMVERFDYSEASAELTSRHVMGQVCYRWD; encoded by the coding sequence ATGACCGGACGCGACTACGTCAGCGAGGCCGACCGCACCCTGGAGGAGACCTACGAAGAGCCGATGACCCTCGCTACCTACGTCGACCGCGTCTTCGAGAACCCGACGATCGCCTCCCACGCCTCGAAGTACCTGCTCGAGGCGATCGAGGCCGCCGGCACCCGTACCGTGGTCGAGGAGGGCGAGGAGAAGGAGCGCTACCGATTTTTCGACGATCCGCACAACGACGGCGAACACGCGATTCTCGGCAACACCGAGGTGCTGAACCAGTTCGTCGACGATCTCCGGTCGATCGCGGCGGGCCGAGCGAAGGACGAGAAGATCATCTGGTTCGAGGGCCCGACGGCGACCGGCAAGTCCGAACTCAAGCGCTGTCTGGTCAACGGGCTGCGCGAGTACTCGAAGACGCCCGAGGGGCGCCGATACACCGTCGAGTGGAACGTCACCACCGCTGACGTCGAGGAGCGCGGCCTGAGCTACGGCACCGACTCGACCGCCGTAGACGACACGAACTGGTACGAGAGTCCGGTCCAGGCGCATCCGCTCTCCGTCTTCCCCGACGAGATCCGCGAGGACCTCCTCGGGGAGCTAAACGGCCACCTCGAGGATCACGTCCCCGTTCGGGTCGACGCCGCGCTGGATCCGTTCTCTCGGGAGGCGTACAACTACCTCGAGGAGCACTACCGCCGCAAAGGGGAGGAAGCCCTGTTCTCGGCGATCGCCGACGACCAGCACCTCCGCGTGAAAAACTACGTCGTCGGCATCGGCCAGGGCGTCGGCGTCCTCCACAGCGAGGACGACGGCCGTCCCAAGGAGCGACTCGTCGGCTCGTGGATGCACGGAATGCTCCAGGAACTGGATTCGCGCGGGCGGAAGAACCCGCAGGCGTTCAGCTACGACGGCGTGCTGTCGCAGGGTAACGGCGTCCTCACGGTCGTCGAGGACGCGGCCCAGCACGCCGACCTGCTGCAGAAGCTGCTGAACGTTCCCGACGAACAGTCGGTGAAACTCGATCAGGGGATCGGGATGGACGTCGACACGCAGATGCTGATCATCTCGAATCCCGATCTCGAGGCGCAACTCAACCAGCACTCCGATCGCAACGGGATGGATCCGCTGAAGGCGCTCAAACGGCGGCTCGACAGACACGAGTTCGGCTACCTGACGAACCTGAGCCTCGAGACCGAGCTCATCCGCCGGGAACTGACCAACGAGACGGAGGTCTGGGAGGACGACCGCTACGGCGACCTCGCCGACCGTATCCGCGAACCGGTGACGGTGAAAGTCAAGGACCGCGACGGCGAGACGCGGCCTCGGGAGTTCGCCCCGCACGCGCTCGAAGCGGCGGCGCTGTACGCGGTCGTCACCCGACTGGACGAGGAGGACCTCCCGAACGGGCTGGACCTCGTCGACAAGGCGCTGATCTTCGATCAGGGCTACCTCCAGGAGGGGGACACGCGCCGCGACAAGGAGGAGTTCGACTTCAACGACGACGGACAGGACGGCGATCACGGGATTCCCGTCACCTACACGCGGGATACCCTGGCGGAACTGCTCCAGACCGACCGGGATCGCCACCACTCGGAGCTCCCGGTCGAGGACGTCGTGATGCCTCGCGACGTGCTGAACACGATGGCCGAGGGGTTATCCGAGGCGCCGGTGTTCTCGACGGGCGAGCGTTCGGAGTTCGAGAACCGGGTCGTTCCGGTGAAGAACTACGTCTTCGATCAGCAGGAAAGCGACGTCATCGAGGCGATCATGCACGAGAAACGAGTCGACGAGGAGACCGTCGCCGAGTACGTCGAACACGTCTACGCCTGGGAGACCGAGGAGCCGCTGTACAACGACCGCGGCGAGCGCGTCGAGCCGGATCCGCTGAAGATGAAGCTGTTCGAGATCGAGCATCTGGGCCGGTTCTCCGAGGCCGAGTACGAGGGCAACACGCCCCGCGAGAGCGTGCGGAACTTCCGCCGCGAGAAGGTGATCACGTCGCTGAACCGCCACGCGTGGGAGCACCGCGACGAAGACTTCTCGGTCGAGGACGTCGACCTGGCGGCGATCCCGGTGATCAGGTCCGTCCTCGAGAGCCACGACTGGGACGACGTCGAGCGGACCTTCGAAGACTTCGACCCGCGCCAGTGGGACGACCCGCCGGGCGGGACGGAGACCGAGACGGTCAAAGCACAGACGATCGAGACGATGGTCGAGCGCTTCGACTACTCCGAGGCGTCGGCCGAACTGACCAGCAGACACGTTATGGGACAGGTGTGCTACAGATGGGACTGA
- a CDS encoding PrkA family serine protein kinase has product MNGDIETLEKLSTDYKESMPADLRETKSFDWYLEECYEDPKITRNAHQRVADMFDYYGTTYDETEGVVEYELASKDPLGDGENTFYGKVIHQSIHEFVNKVKSGARRLGPERRIKLLLGPVGSGKSHFDKQVRKYFEDYTLREEGRMYTFRWTNLCDVIQDQDPSDDVVRSPMNQDPLVLLPLEQRQRVIDDLNEQLDAPYTVQNEQALDPESEFYMDRLLAYYEDDLQQVLENHVEVIRLIADENKRQCLETFEPKDKKNQDETELTGDVNYSKIAIYGESDPRAFDYSGAFCNANRGVFSGEELLKLQREFLYDFLHATQEQTIKPKNNPRIDIDQVIVGRTNMPEYKDKKGDEKMEAFNDRTKRIDFPYVLSYEDEALIYDKMLNNADVPDINVEPHTLEMAGLFGVLTRVEEPDTETVDLLSKAKAYNGEIDEGDDIDIKKLREEAEAKAEIGEGMVGISPRFIGDEIAEAIMDSKHRSRGFLSPLTVFNFFEENLEHHGSVPEENFETYYRYLETVREEYRERAIEDVRHALAYDIDEIQRQGEKYMDHVMAYIDDDTIEDELTGREQEPDETFLRSVEEKLAVPEDRKEDFRQEVSNWVSRRAREGEAFNPQDNERLRRALERKLWEDKKHNINFSALVSANEFDDDERSAWIDALMEQGYSEEGAKEVLEFAGAEVAKAEMED; this is encoded by the coding sequence ATGAACGGTGACATCGAGACGCTCGAGAAGCTCAGTACGGATTACAAGGAATCGATGCCCGCAGACCTGCGGGAGACCAAGTCCTTCGACTGGTACTTGGAAGAGTGCTACGAGGACCCGAAGATTACCCGCAACGCCCACCAACGGGTTGCGGACATGTTCGACTACTACGGTACCACCTACGACGAAACCGAAGGGGTGGTGGAGTACGAACTCGCCTCTAAGGACCCGCTCGGCGACGGCGAGAACACCTTCTACGGGAAGGTGATCCACCAGTCGATCCACGAGTTCGTCAACAAGGTGAAATCGGGCGCTCGTAGACTCGGTCCGGAACGGCGGATCAAGCTCCTGCTCGGGCCGGTCGGCTCCGGGAAGTCACACTTCGACAAACAGGTCCGCAAGTACTTCGAGGACTACACGCTCCGCGAGGAGGGGCGGATGTACACGTTCCGGTGGACCAACCTCTGTGACGTCATCCAGGACCAGGACCCGTCCGACGACGTCGTCCGGTCGCCGATGAACCAGGATCCGCTCGTCTTGCTGCCCCTCGAGCAGCGCCAGCGGGTGATCGACGACCTGAACGAGCAACTCGATGCGCCGTACACGGTCCAGAACGAGCAGGCCCTGGACCCCGAAAGCGAGTTCTACATGGACAGGCTGCTCGCCTACTACGAGGACGACCTCCAGCAGGTGCTCGAGAACCACGTGGAGGTCATCCGACTGATCGCCGACGAGAACAAGCGCCAGTGTCTCGAGACGTTCGAACCCAAGGACAAGAAGAACCAGGACGAGACCGAGCTAACGGGCGACGTCAACTACTCGAAGATCGCCATCTACGGCGAGAGCGATCCGCGCGCGTTCGACTACTCGGGGGCGTTCTGTAACGCCAACCGCGGCGTCTTCTCCGGCGAGGAGCTGCTGAAACTCCAGCGCGAATTCCTCTACGACTTCCTCCACGCGACCCAGGAGCAGACGATCAAGCCGAAGAACAATCCCCGGATCGACATCGACCAGGTGATCGTCGGGCGGACGAACATGCCCGAGTACAAGGACAAGAAGGGCGACGAGAAGATGGAGGCGTTCAACGACCGCACCAAGCGGATCGACTTCCCGTACGTCCTCTCCTACGAGGACGAGGCGCTCATCTACGACAAGATGCTGAACAACGCCGACGTCCCCGACATCAACGTCGAGCCGCACACGCTCGAGATGGCGGGACTGTTCGGCGTCCTGACGAGAGTGGAAGAACCCGACACCGAGACGGTCGACCTGCTCTCGAAGGCCAAGGCGTACAACGGCGAGATCGACGAGGGCGACGACATCGACATCAAAAAGCTCCGCGAGGAGGCCGAGGCGAAAGCCGAGATCGGCGAGGGGATGGTCGGAATCTCACCCCGCTTTATCGGCGACGAGATCGCCGAGGCGATCATGGACTCCAAACACCGCTCTCGAGGGTTCCTCTCGCCGCTGACGGTGTTTAACTTCTTCGAGGAGAACTTAGAGCACCACGGCTCGGTTCCCGAGGAGAACTTCGAGACGTACTACCGCTACCTCGAGACGGTCCGCGAGGAGTACCGCGAGCGCGCCATCGAGGACGTCCGTCACGCCCTCGCCTACGACATCGACGAGATCCAGCGCCAGGGCGAGAAGTACATGGACCACGTGATGGCCTACATCGACGACGACACGATCGAGGACGAGCTCACGGGCCGCGAACAGGAGCCCGACGAGACGTTCCTGCGCTCGGTCGAGGAGAAGCTCGCGGTGCCCGAGGATCGCAAGGAGGACTTCCGCCAGGAGGTCAGCAACTGGGTCTCCCGGCGCGCCCGCGAGGGGGAGGCGTTCAACCCGCAGGACAACGAGCGCCTGCGCCGCGCCCTGGAGCGCAAGCTCTGGGAGGACAAGAAGCACAACATCAACTTCTCGGCGCTGGTGTCGGCCAACGAGTTCGACGACGACGAGCGCTCGGCGTGGATCGACGCGCTAATGGAACAGGGCTACTCCGAGGAAGGGGCCAAGGAAGTGCTCGAGTTCGCCGGCGCCGAGGTCGCCAAAGCCGAGATGGAAGACTAA
- a CDS encoding DUF5820 family protein: MTELESLPDGWEVWSAGEDGRLVLAYRPDVFNGEAFPAACLPTLYLTHGKRTRRPGTNPTDRTLENDWFVTLYLEPDVSLNDTHRFETRAEGVDCTLKLARQFDDGEIDYRDLYQVPRERYFERLDELTGSVVQDS, from the coding sequence ATGACCGAACTCGAGTCGCTCCCCGACGGCTGGGAGGTCTGGTCGGCCGGCGAAGACGGCCGCCTGGTGCTCGCCTACCGACCGGACGTGTTCAACGGGGAGGCGTTTCCCGCGGCCTGCCTGCCGACGCTGTACCTGACACACGGCAAGCGGACCCGGCGGCCGGGAACGAATCCGACCGACCGCACCCTCGAGAACGACTGGTTCGTAACGCTCTACCTCGAGCCCGACGTGTCGCTGAACGACACGCACCGGTTCGAGACGCGCGCGGAGGGGGTCGACTGTACGCTAAAGCTCGCCCGGCAGTTCGACGACGGCGAGATCGACTACCGCGACCTGTACCAGGTGCCCCGAGAGCGGTACTTCGAGCGGCTCGACGAACTCACCGGCTCCGTCGTACAGGACTCGTAA
- a CDS encoding UPF0179 family protein, translated as MSTVTLVGSRLAESGTEFVYHGEADGCAGCPYRSQCLNLSADTKYRVTSVRENAQTLECAMHDEGVRAVEVEPVSVAANIPSKGAFAGSKTSLSGPCPYIECPSHEYCEPDGVAFDEEYRIRDIVGDPPHEVCHLDRSLELVELETED; from the coding sequence ATGTCGACTGTCACCCTCGTCGGATCCCGCCTGGCGGAGTCGGGAACCGAGTTCGTCTACCACGGCGAGGCCGACGGCTGCGCCGGCTGTCCGTACCGAAGCCAGTGTCTCAACCTCTCGGCCGACACCAAGTACCGCGTTACGTCCGTCCGCGAGAACGCCCAGACGCTCGAGTGTGCGATGCACGACGAGGGGGTTCGCGCCGTCGAGGTCGAACCCGTCTCCGTCGCGGCGAACATCCCCTCGAAGGGCGCGTTCGCCGGCAGCAAGACGAGCCTGTCCGGTCCCTGTCCGTACATCGAGTGCCCGAGCCACGAGTACTGCGAACCCGACGGCGTCGCGTTCGACGAGGAGTACCGCATCCGGGATATCGTCGGCGATCCGCCACACGAGGTCTGTCACCTCGACCGCTCGCTGGAACTGGTCGAACTCGAGACCGAGGACTGA
- a CDS encoding MFS transporter → MDRDDNPVRSRGNTADRTGDGIVYRGWYVVAGGFVGALIVFGLSYAFGVFLEPMQRDLGVSRSGISFVFSVQTVVIYLSAAGLGVLADRFGVRRLLLVGGAALAIGGVWTSRTDSYGALLLSYGVVVAIGLGAIYVVSYATVPRWFQRRRGLATGVTTAGLGVGMVVLAPAASVLVAALGWRLALLALVSGAAVAVAAVTPLFADDPASSEVDPGEEFPGGVPDREPAEWTTYRREVIAVATSRSFLLVFAGWVLIYASLYVVLVHIVPYAGEIGLDERTGALALATIGITTAAARICIGSLADRTGRVRTFVVCSAVMCTSTLVLPLVGSAAALYGFAVVFGIAYGGNGALLSPLTVDLFGAANPNAIFGLVSLSFAVSGLTAPWLAGLVYDLVGTYTPAFVGAGIIGVLGTVLVGIAGSEHRLER, encoded by the coding sequence ATGGATCGCGACGATAACCCTGTCCGCTCCCGCGGTAACACTGCGGACAGGACGGGCGACGGAATCGTCTACCGCGGGTGGTACGTCGTCGCTGGGGGCTTCGTCGGCGCGCTCATCGTCTTCGGCCTCTCCTACGCTTTCGGGGTCTTTCTCGAGCCGATGCAGCGAGACCTGGGCGTCTCTCGGTCCGGCATCTCGTTCGTGTTCTCCGTCCAGACCGTCGTGATCTACCTCTCGGCGGCGGGGCTGGGGGTCCTCGCGGATCGGTTCGGCGTTCGTCGACTGCTGCTCGTCGGCGGGGCCGCGCTCGCGATCGGCGGGGTCTGGACGAGTCGCACCGACTCCTACGGGGCGTTGCTGCTCTCCTACGGGGTCGTCGTCGCGATCGGACTCGGCGCGATCTACGTCGTCTCCTACGCGACGGTCCCCCGGTGGTTCCAGCGCCGTCGCGGTCTCGCGACCGGCGTCACGACCGCCGGACTCGGCGTCGGAATGGTCGTGCTGGCACCGGCCGCGAGCGTCCTCGTCGCAGCCCTCGGGTGGCGGCTCGCCCTCCTCGCGCTCGTCTCCGGAGCGGCGGTCGCCGTCGCGGCCGTGACGCCGCTGTTCGCCGACGATCCGGCCTCGAGCGAGGTCGATCCCGGAGAGGAGTTTCCCGGCGGCGTTCCGGACCGCGAGCCCGCGGAGTGGACGACCTATCGACGGGAGGTGATCGCAGTCGCGACGTCGCGATCCTTCCTGCTCGTGTTCGCGGGCTGGGTGCTCATCTACGCGTCGCTGTACGTTGTGCTCGTCCACATCGTCCCGTACGCCGGCGAAATCGGTCTCGACGAGCGAACGGGCGCGCTCGCGCTCGCGACGATCGGCATCACGACCGCCGCCGCCCGGATCTGCATCGGCAGTCTGGCCGATCGGACCGGTCGCGTTCGAACGTTCGTCGTCTGCTCCGCCGTGATGTGTACCTCGACGCTGGTTCTCCCGCTCGTGGGTTCGGCGGCGGCGCTGTACGGCTTCGCCGTCGTCTTCGGCATCGCCTACGGCGGCAACGGAGCGCTTCTCTCGCCGCTCACGGTCGATCTGTTCGGTGCCGCGAACCCGAACGCGATCTTCGGGCTCGTGTCGCTTTCGTTCGCCGTTTCCGGGCTGACCGCGCCCTGGCTCGCCGGTCTCGTCTACGACCTCGTCGGCACGTACACACCCGCGTTCGTCGGAGCGGGAATCATCGGAGTGCTCGGGACGGTACTGGTCGGGATCGCCGGATCCGAGCACCGGTTGGAGAGATGA